In the genome of Raphanus sativus cultivar WK10039 chromosome 4, ASM80110v3, whole genome shotgun sequence, one region contains:
- the LOC108849464 gene encoding cysteine proteinase inhibitor 5, with protein MNNKAIFLLFLSLVLLPLYASASPFVGGWRPLRNVSDPHVVEIGEFAVSEYNKQSKSGLKFVSVVSGDSQVVAGTNYRLIVAVNDGVKIANAGASKNYEAIVWEQPWLKSKNLTSFKPAMN; from the coding sequence ATGAATAACAAAGCGATAttccttctcttcctctctctcgtTCTCCTTCCTCTCTACGCTTCTGCGTCGCCGTTTGTCGGTGGATGGCGTCCCCTCAGAAACGTTAGTGACCCTCACGTCGTAGAGATCGGCGAATTCGCGGTCTCCGAGTACAACAAGCAGAGCAAATCGGGACTCAAGTTCGTGTCGGTTGTTAGCGGCGATTCTCAGGTAGTTGCCGGTACAAATTACCGGCTTATCGTGGCGGTTAATGATGGCGTAAAGATAGCCAATGCTGGTGCGAGCAAAAACTACGAAGCGATTGTATGGGAGCAGCCTTGGTTAAAATCAAAGAATCTCACTTCTTTCAAGCCAGCCATGAACTAA